One Amorphoplanes digitatis genomic window carries:
- a CDS encoding putative nucleotidyltransferase substrate binding domain-containing protein, with amino-acid sequence MKEFADFLGEQPPFDALDAEDMARLVARVEVEYFAAGAVVVAEDEDRLRHLWVVRTGALEVLDRGQVVDLLGVGDTFGHLWLLSGLPPRLLVRAHEDSLCLRIPDPRAFLAHPERLRFAAVDTVVRRRLTDGGVRRADRRLADVMRPIVWCAESDLVRHTADRIGAAGTSCALVRTAAGLGIVTDHDFRHRVATGHIGVDAPVARLATVPALTIDEDATQTAGLLRMVEHGVHHLVVTGQSGRPVGVIRVVDLARAEVRNPLLVRSAIEDATSGEQLARAARLLPTTIVELCDDGVAAAHIGAVHAAVVDAVVRRVLDLNPSPALAAVRHSWVLLGSLARREPLPLSDLDTALVWADPPASAPDLGPEIRTAAREILRELQTCGLTLCANGANAHNPVFSRSRSDWAAAARAWQHDPTGENALLLSAMVADSRPVTDPALGRALTEQIRSHTRTTQFIRALLDEALGWRPPTGFVRDFVVAHSGEHRGQLDLKSGGLVPVVALARWIAIVSGDARGTTPDRLRRGAQEGLLSTDEADTLAGGFDDAYSLLLRHEVHAIHDGVPPTTYFAPADLDTLTRRHLRESFRAIAMVQARVDRDWTRRLDR; translated from the coding sequence GTGAAGGAGTTCGCTGACTTCCTCGGCGAGCAGCCGCCGTTCGACGCCCTCGACGCCGAGGACATGGCCCGGCTGGTGGCCCGGGTGGAGGTCGAGTACTTCGCCGCCGGAGCGGTCGTGGTCGCCGAGGACGAGGACCGGCTCCGGCACCTGTGGGTGGTCCGCACCGGCGCCTTGGAGGTCCTGGATCGCGGGCAGGTCGTCGACCTGCTCGGCGTGGGTGACACGTTCGGGCACCTCTGGTTGCTGTCCGGGCTGCCACCCCGGCTCCTGGTGCGGGCGCACGAGGACAGCCTGTGCCTGCGTATCCCCGACCCGCGGGCGTTCCTCGCCCACCCGGAGCGGCTGCGGTTCGCCGCGGTGGACACGGTCGTGCGGCGGCGGCTCACCGACGGCGGTGTGCGCCGGGCCGACCGGCGGCTGGCGGACGTGATGCGCCCGATCGTCTGGTGCGCCGAATCGGACCTCGTCCGGCACACCGCCGACCGGATCGGCGCCGCCGGCACCTCGTGCGCGCTGGTCCGGACCGCCGCCGGCCTGGGCATCGTCACCGACCACGACTTCCGGCACCGGGTGGCCACCGGGCACATCGGCGTCGACGCTCCGGTCGCCCGGCTGGCGACCGTGCCGGCGTTGACCATCGACGAGGACGCCACCCAGACCGCCGGCCTGCTGCGCATGGTGGAGCACGGCGTCCACCATCTCGTGGTGACCGGCCAGTCTGGCCGCCCCGTCGGCGTGATCCGGGTCGTCGACCTCGCCCGGGCGGAGGTCCGCAACCCGCTACTGGTCCGCTCCGCGATCGAGGACGCCACGTCGGGCGAGCAACTGGCCCGGGCGGCGCGCCTGCTGCCGACCACGATCGTCGAGCTGTGCGACGACGGCGTGGCCGCCGCACACATCGGCGCGGTGCACGCGGCGGTGGTCGACGCCGTCGTCCGGCGGGTCCTGGACCTGAACCCGAGCCCGGCGCTGGCCGCGGTGCGACACTCCTGGGTCCTGCTCGGCTCGCTGGCCCGGCGTGAGCCGCTACCCCTTTCGGACCTCGACACGGCGCTGGTCTGGGCCGACCCGCCGGCGTCGGCGCCGGACCTCGGCCCGGAGATCCGGACGGCCGCCCGGGAGATCCTGCGCGAGCTGCAAACCTGCGGCCTGACGTTGTGCGCGAACGGAGCCAACGCACACAATCCCGTGTTCAGCCGGTCCCGGTCCGACTGGGCCGCCGCCGCCCGCGCCTGGCAGCACGACCCCACCGGAGAGAACGCGCTGCTGCTGTCGGCGATGGTGGCCGACAGCCGCCCGGTCACCGACCCGGCGCTGGGCCGCGCCCTGACCGAACAGATCCGCTCACACACCCGCACCACCCAGTTCATACGGGCCCTGCTCGACGAGGCACTCGGCTGGCGGCCGCCCACCGGATTCGTCCGGGACTTCGTCGTCGCCCACAGCGGTGAACACCGCGGCCAGCTCGACCTCAAGAGCGGCGGGCTCGTCCCGGTAGTGGCGCTGGCACGGTGGATCGCGATCGTCAGCGGCGACGCCCGCGGCACGACGCCCGACCGGCTGCGCCGCGGCGCACAGGAAGGCCTACTCAGCACGGACGAGGCCGACACGCTCGCCGGCGGCTTCGACGACGCCTACTCGCTGCTGCTGCGCCACGAGGTGCACGCCATCCACGACGGAGTCCCGCCCACGACCTACTTCGCCCCGGCCGACCTCGACACCCTCACCCGCCGACACCTGCGCGAGTCGTTCCGCGCCATCGCCATGGTCCAGGCCAGAGTGGACCGCGACTGGACCAGACGGCTCGACCGGTGA
- a CDS encoding DoxX family membrane protein — protein sequence MTTTGHGPTTHLEQVEAPGSMLTHAAAKSLAVLRVSTGFVFLWAFFDKTFGWGYATPAAKAWINGGSPTKGFLSSVEVGPFQNFFHSIAGDTWTNWAFMLGLLGIGLALTAGIGLRIAAGALALMMAMMWAAEWPLASGSSNPVTDYHFIYAVVGVVLALTYAGHTWGLGRRWASLPLVQKNRWLI from the coding sequence ATGACCACCACCGGCCACGGCCCGACGACTCACCTCGAGCAGGTCGAGGCCCCCGGTTCCATGCTCACCCACGCCGCCGCCAAGTCCCTCGCGGTCCTGCGCGTCTCCACCGGCTTCGTGTTCCTCTGGGCATTCTTCGACAAGACCTTCGGCTGGGGCTACGCCACCCCGGCGGCCAAGGCCTGGATCAACGGCGGCTCCCCCACCAAAGGCTTCCTGTCCAGCGTCGAGGTCGGCCCGTTCCAGAACTTCTTCCACAGCATCGCCGGCGACACCTGGACCAACTGGGCCTTCATGCTCGGCCTGCTCGGCATCGGCCTCGCCCTGACCGCCGGCATCGGCCTGCGCATCGCCGCCGGCGCCCTCGCCCTGATGATGGCCATGATGTGGGCAGCGGAATGGCCGCTCGCCTCCGGCTCCAGCAACCCCGTCACCGACTACCACTTCATCTACGCGGTCGTCGGCGTCGTCCTGGCCCTCACCTACGCCGGGCACACCTGGGGCCTCGGCCGACGCTGGGCCTCCCTGCCCCTGGTCCAGAAGAACCGCTGGCTCATCTGA
- a CDS encoding ABC transporter ATP-binding protein: MKVETAALVKRYGSHAALDGVDLSVPAGSVYALVGPNGAGKTTLLGILSGLRRATSGSVRLGAGPGRIACLPDTPQFDPWLTGREVVALAAHLAGRPSGVTIPALRIEAVLAETGLAGAADRRVGGYSRGMLQRLGLAATVVGEPELLLLDEPASALDPAGRREVLDLIARMRGRATVVFSSHILADVQEVCDRIGVLREGRLLFQGTLEELIVGRATPAYRVRLRSGRDRAEPLLRRQPWVTSLRADRGDLLVGVRTLGEAETFLAGVLARAGAGVVSLGPQEARLEDVLAGAVAGLLLGSACAWYETTVLLGAPSAGAMVAGIAYGIVFLAFAVALVALVAVLVRGVLAAAGLTMGLLLFIGVLGGATGASTWLPTGLLGALADLTAGASAADYLPGLVVTVLLAAVALTGAVVLGDRREL; the protein is encoded by the coding sequence ATGAAGGTCGAAACGGCCGCGCTGGTGAAGCGCTACGGATCGCACGCCGCTCTGGACGGTGTCGACCTGTCCGTTCCGGCCGGCTCCGTCTACGCGCTCGTCGGCCCGAACGGCGCGGGCAAGACGACGCTGCTCGGCATCCTCTCCGGGTTGCGCCGGGCGACCAGCGGCAGCGTCCGGCTCGGTGCGGGTCCCGGCCGGATCGCATGCCTGCCGGACACGCCCCAGTTCGACCCCTGGCTGACCGGCCGCGAGGTCGTCGCGTTGGCCGCGCACCTCGCCGGCCGACCGTCCGGGGTCACGATCCCGGCCTTGCGGATCGAGGCGGTGCTGGCGGAGACCGGACTCGCCGGTGCGGCGGACCGCCGGGTCGGCGGCTATTCGCGTGGCATGCTCCAGCGGCTGGGGCTGGCCGCCACGGTGGTGGGCGAGCCGGAGTTGCTGCTGCTGGACGAGCCCGCCTCGGCCCTCGACCCGGCCGGGCGCCGGGAGGTGCTCGACCTGATCGCCCGGATGCGCGGACGTGCGACCGTCGTGTTCTCCAGCCACATCCTGGCCGATGTGCAGGAGGTCTGTGACCGGATCGGGGTCCTGCGCGAGGGACGGCTGCTCTTCCAGGGCACCCTGGAGGAACTGATCGTCGGGCGGGCTACGCCGGCCTACCGTGTTCGGCTACGCAGCGGCCGGGACCGGGCGGAGCCGCTACTTCGTCGGCAGCCGTGGGTGACGTCCCTGCGTGCCGACCGCGGCGACCTGCTTGTCGGCGTACGCACGCTGGGCGAAGCGGAGACCTTCCTGGCCGGCGTGCTTGCCCGGGCCGGCGCCGGGGTCGTCAGCCTCGGCCCGCAGGAGGCTCGGCTGGAGGACGTCCTCGCCGGTGCCGTCGCCGGCCTGCTTCTCGGGTCCGCCTGTGCGTGGTACGAGACGACGGTGCTGCTCGGTGCCCCGTCCGCGGGCGCGATGGTGGCCGGAATCGCGTACGGCATCGTCTTTCTGGCGTTCGCCGTGGCGCTGGTCGCCCTCGTGGCGGTGCTGGTGCGCGGCGTCCTTGCCGCGGCCGGACTCACAATGGGTCTGCTGCTGTTCATCGGTGTCCTCGGCGGCGCCACCGGCGCGAGCACCTGGTTGCCGACGGGGCTGCTGGGCGCCCTCGCCGACCTCACCGCGGGCGCCTCGGCGGCCGACTATCTGCCTGGTCTGGTGGTGACGGTGCTCCTCGCCGCGGTGGCCCTGACCGGTGCGGTCGTGCTCGGCGATCGCCGCGAGCTGTGA
- a CDS encoding Ni/Fe hydrogenase subunit alpha, translating to MTHRSDRTLDVRALARVEGEGAMHVRVRGDAVEEVRLDIYEPPRFFEALLRGRRYTEPPDITARICGICPVAYQMSACAAIEDACAVTVEPGVAALRRLLYCGEWIESHTLHIYLLHAPDFLGYPSALELAKDRRDVVERGLALKKAGNEIVELLGGRAIHPVNVRVGGFYRTPARRELAPLREKLRTALDQALETVRWVAGFDFPDFHHDHEMLALVTPGQYAVESGGVATTAGLAFAVQRFEDHVIEEHVPHSTALHARLAGRGNYVVGPTARYTLNRQWLSPLALEAADAAGLGADCRNPYRSILVRAVETVFALDEAIRLIEQYEPPARPFVEVPPREAIGYGATEAPRGILFHRYGLDADGLITSARIVPPTSQNQAGIEDDLRRFVGSRLHLDDERLTWQCEQAIRNYDPCISCSTHFLDLTVERR from the coding sequence ATGACGCACCGCTCCGATCGGACCCTGGACGTCCGGGCGTTGGCCCGCGTCGAGGGCGAGGGCGCGATGCACGTACGCGTGCGCGGCGACGCCGTCGAAGAGGTCCGGCTGGACATCTACGAACCGCCCCGCTTCTTCGAGGCGCTGCTGCGCGGACGCCGGTACACCGAGCCGCCGGACATCACCGCACGCATCTGCGGGATCTGCCCGGTCGCGTACCAGATGAGCGCGTGCGCGGCCATCGAAGACGCCTGCGCGGTGACCGTCGAACCGGGGGTGGCCGCCCTGCGCCGGCTGCTCTACTGCGGTGAGTGGATCGAGAGCCACACGCTGCACATCTACCTGCTGCACGCGCCGGACTTCCTCGGCTACCCGAGCGCGCTCGAGCTGGCCAAGGACCGCCGCGACGTGGTGGAACGCGGCCTGGCCTTGAAGAAGGCCGGCAACGAGATCGTCGAGTTGCTCGGCGGAAGGGCCATCCACCCGGTCAACGTCCGGGTAGGCGGCTTCTACCGGACACCGGCCCGCCGCGAGCTGGCGCCGCTGCGCGAGAAGCTCCGGACCGCTCTCGACCAGGCCCTGGAAACGGTGCGCTGGGTCGCGGGCTTCGACTTCCCGGACTTCCACCACGACCACGAAATGCTGGCCCTGGTCACCCCCGGGCAGTACGCCGTCGAATCGGGCGGCGTCGCGACCACGGCCGGGCTCGCCTTCGCCGTGCAGCGGTTCGAGGACCACGTCATCGAGGAACACGTGCCGCACTCCACCGCCCTGCACGCCCGGCTGGCCGGCCGGGGCAACTACGTCGTCGGGCCGACGGCCCGCTACACCCTGAACCGGCAATGGCTGTCACCGCTCGCGCTCGAGGCGGCGGACGCCGCCGGGCTCGGCGCCGACTGCCGCAACCCGTACCGAAGCATCCTGGTCCGCGCCGTGGAGACGGTCTTCGCACTCGACGAGGCGATACGGCTGATCGAGCAGTACGAGCCGCCGGCCCGCCCCTTCGTCGAAGTTCCGCCGCGGGAGGCGATCGGATACGGGGCGACCGAGGCACCACGCGGAATCCTGTTCCACCGCTACGGCCTGGACGCCGACGGCCTGATCACCTCGGCCCGCATCGTGCCGCCGACCTCGCAGAACCAGGCCGGCATCGAGGACGACCTGCGCCGCTTCGTCGGCAGCCGGCTGCACCTGGACGACGAGCGCCTCACCTGGCAGTGCGAACAGGCCATCCGCAACTACGACCCGTGTATCTCCTGCTCCACGCACTTCCTCGACCTCACCGTGGAACGACGATGA
- a CDS encoding hydrogenase maturation protease, protein MNRHGTGRRVVIGVGNDYRRDDGFGPLVVAGLAERQASDRRLAAVDLRVSDGEPTRLIDLWTGADVAVVVDAVLDDGHHSGLRYELVLDALNELPEESAASSHGISLGSTVALARALDRLPRRLVVLAVSGSEFGFGEGLTPPVAAAVTPVIERACELVA, encoded by the coding sequence ATGAACCGCCACGGCACCGGCCGGCGGGTGGTGATCGGCGTCGGCAACGACTACCGCCGTGACGACGGATTCGGTCCGCTGGTCGTCGCCGGGCTGGCCGAACGGCAGGCCTCCGACCGCCGCCTGGCGGCGGTCGACCTGCGGGTCAGCGACGGCGAACCCACCCGGCTCATCGACCTGTGGACCGGCGCCGACGTCGCCGTCGTGGTGGACGCGGTGCTGGACGACGGCCACCACAGCGGACTCCGCTACGAGCTTGTGCTCGACGCGCTGAACGAACTTCCCGAGGAGAGCGCGGCCAGTTCCCACGGCATCAGCCTGGGCAGCACCGTGGCGCTCGCGCGGGCGCTGGACAGGCTGCCGCGCCGGCTGGTCGTGCTCGCCGTCTCCGGATCGGAGTTCGGCTTCGGCGAGGGGCTGACCCCGCCGGTCGCCGCCGCGGTAACGCCGGTCATCGAACGAGCCTGCGAACTCGTGGCCTGA
- a CDS encoding 3'-5' exonuclease, producing MRLRRGTSLPAPHPSLTWRAAEFCVVDVETTGLDLRRDDIIAYGATIVTHARIPCDRIAYGLVRPPRPVSAPALAVHALRTADLAGAPAIDEVVDRLVDLLSGRVLVAHAAWVERAFLNRALRPRGIRLARATIDTAALLRACRLADPDRPGEPNLEAASRRLGLPVHTPHHALGDAFTTAQLFLALATRLEASHARNRPRPLTLRQLYAISRYHRL from the coding sequence ATGAGACTCCGCCGCGGAACGTCGCTCCCCGCACCGCACCCGTCCCTGACCTGGCGTGCGGCCGAGTTCTGCGTCGTCGACGTGGAAACCACCGGCCTGGACCTACGCCGCGACGACATCATCGCGTACGGGGCGACGATCGTGACACACGCCCGGATCCCGTGCGACCGGATCGCCTACGGCCTGGTACGCCCGCCCCGCCCCGTGTCGGCGCCGGCGCTCGCCGTCCATGCGCTACGCACCGCCGACCTGGCCGGCGCGCCCGCCATCGACGAGGTCGTGGACCGCCTCGTCGACCTGCTGTCCGGCCGGGTCCTGGTGGCGCACGCGGCCTGGGTCGAGCGGGCCTTCCTCAACCGGGCACTGCGCCCACGCGGAATCAGGCTGGCGCGGGCGACGATCGACACCGCCGCCCTGCTGCGGGCCTGCCGCCTCGCGGACCCCGACCGGCCGGGCGAGCCGAACCTGGAGGCCGCCTCGCGCCGGCTCGGGCTGCCCGTACACACTCCGCACCATGCCCTCGGCGACGCGTTCACCACCGCGCAGCTGTTCCTCGCGCTGGCCACCCGGTTGGAGGCCTCCCATGCCCGGAACCGGCCACGGCCGCTGACCCTGCGACAGCTGTACGCGATCTCCCGCTACCACCGCCTGTGA
- a CDS encoding DUF4386 family protein, which yields MNAAHPKVRSAPAIVPDASWRDLYRIGGWCGILIVVPYLAAMVAVAMTPPPAEAGAAETLEHVAAHKWLYGIEQVLWIAPGVLAMVVFLALTAAMWRVDKAAAAIAGTIGTTAWALTLALPTSGGGSLLLLDLADRYQAAGSDAQRDAYVTLAQQLIAENDMPGFVGVLTTVGILLISLVMTKGGVPRWVAWLGVATGAIGIVSEALRPLLGAGYAVYGTLLLAWFLAVGVTLRRLAGPGGRPTPDDVARPAL from the coding sequence ATGAACGCAGCACACCCGAAGGTACGGTCGGCGCCGGCGATCGTGCCGGACGCCTCGTGGCGCGACCTTTACCGCATCGGCGGGTGGTGCGGCATCCTCATCGTCGTGCCGTACCTCGCGGCCATGGTCGCCGTCGCGATGACGCCGCCACCGGCGGAGGCCGGCGCAGCGGAGACACTCGAACACGTCGCCGCGCACAAGTGGCTGTACGGCATCGAGCAGGTGCTGTGGATCGCGCCCGGCGTGCTGGCGATGGTGGTGTTCCTGGCGCTGACGGCCGCGATGTGGCGGGTGGACAAGGCCGCGGCGGCGATCGCCGGCACGATCGGCACCACGGCCTGGGCGCTGACCCTCGCCCTGCCGACCAGCGGCGGCGGGTCGCTGCTGCTGCTCGATCTCGCCGACCGCTACCAGGCCGCCGGGTCCGACGCGCAGCGCGACGCCTACGTGACCCTCGCCCAGCAGTTGATCGCCGAGAACGACATGCCCGGCTTCGTCGGCGTGCTGACCACCGTCGGCATTCTGCTCATCTCCCTGGTCATGACCAAGGGCGGCGTCCCGCGGTGGGTCGCCTGGCTCGGCGTCGCGACCGGCGCCATCGGCATCGTGTCCGAGGCGCTGCGGCCTCTGCTCGGTGCCGGCTACGCCGTCTACGGAACTCTCCTGCTCGCCTGGTTCCTTGCCGTCGGCGTCACGCTGCGCCGACTGGCCGGACCAGGCGGGAGGCCCACACCGGACGACGTCGCCCGACCGGCCCTCTGA
- a CDS encoding oxidoreductase — translation MGTDAAMPTLAVWKFASCDGCQLSLLDCEDELLAVADRVRIAHFLEASRQVEPGPYDVSLVEGSITTADDVARIHRVREMSRTLVTIGACATAGGVQALRNFADVDEFRSVVYARPEYVSTLATSTPIAAHVDVDYELHGCPIDRRQLLEVITALLVGRRPNIPAHSVCFECKQRGNVCVVVAHGTPCLGPVTHAGCGAICPAYQRGCYGCFGPMETPNGTAQAGLLRATGMSEADMVRAYRTYNAGAPAFIELSRITVGPPQPEGST, via the coding sequence ATGGGAACCGATGCGGCGATGCCGACGTTGGCCGTGTGGAAGTTCGCCTCCTGCGACGGCTGTCAGCTGAGCCTGCTCGACTGCGAGGACGAACTGCTCGCCGTGGCGGACCGGGTACGGATCGCCCACTTCCTCGAGGCCAGCCGCCAGGTCGAACCCGGCCCGTACGACGTGTCCCTGGTGGAGGGCTCGATCACCACCGCCGACGACGTCGCACGCATCCACCGGGTCCGCGAGATGTCCCGCACCCTGGTCACCATCGGCGCCTGCGCCACCGCGGGCGGCGTGCAGGCGCTGCGCAACTTCGCCGACGTCGACGAGTTCCGGTCGGTCGTGTACGCCCGCCCGGAGTACGTGTCGACGCTGGCCACCTCGACCCCGATCGCCGCGCACGTCGACGTCGACTACGAATTGCACGGCTGCCCGATAGACCGCCGCCAACTGCTCGAGGTGATCACCGCGCTGCTCGTCGGCCGCCGTCCGAACATCCCCGCGCACAGCGTCTGCTTCGAGTGCAAGCAGCGCGGCAACGTCTGCGTGGTGGTCGCGCACGGCACGCCCTGCCTGGGCCCGGTCACCCACGCCGGCTGCGGCGCGATCTGCCCGGCCTACCAGCGCGGCTGCTACGGCTGCTTCGGCCCGATGGAGACCCCGAACGGCACCGCCCAGGCGGGTCTGCTGCGCGCCACCGGCATGTCCGAAGCCGACATGGTCCGCGCCTACCGCACCTACAACGCCGGGGCGCCGGCGTTCATCGAGCTCTCCCGGATCACCGTCGGGCCACCGCAACCGGAGGGAAGTACATGA